A part of Nitrospira sp. genomic DNA contains:
- a CDS encoding Txe/YoeB family addiction module toxin translates to MKLVFADEAWEDYLYWQKHDKRMVERINKLIRDTQREPFGGVGKPEPLKHALSGFWSRRITDEHRMVYRVVNDALEIAQLRFHY, encoded by the coding sequence GTGAAATTGGTCTTCGCAGACGAGGCATGGGAAGACTACCTGTATTGGCAGAAGCACGACAAACGCATGGTGGAACGGATCAACAAGCTCATCCGTGACACACAACGCGAACCTTTCGGTGGCGTCGGCAAGCCAGAACCATTGAAGCATGCGCTATCGGGGTTTTGGTCGAGGAGGATTACGGACGAACATCGCATGGTGTATCGCGTGGTCAATGATGCGCTAGAAATTGCGCAGCTTCGATTCCACTACTGA
- a CDS encoding DUF1398 domain-containing protein, which yields MNANEIALLAKATQDGSMPFPEIVGKLISNGVESYHVDYATRSFTFYSASGATVLAPLIFEELPSIAEEFDVAALKAAILDSQQPGQKFRVFCGRAMQAGVQGYMAYLRGKRVTYFGRQGDQHTEWFPGAEPNDASQ from the coding sequence ATGAACGCAAACGAAATTGCCTTGCTGGCAAAGGCGACGCAGGATGGATCAATGCCCTTTCCTGAAATTGTTGGGAAGCTCATCTCGAACGGCGTCGAGTCGTATCACGTGGACTATGCCACTCGCTCATTCACCTTCTACAGCGCTTCAGGGGCTACGGTTCTAGCGCCCCTCATCTTTGAGGAGCTCCCCTCGATAGCCGAAGAATTTGATGTGGCGGCACTCAAGGCGGCAATTCTGGACAGTCAACAACCGGGGCAAAAGTTTCGGGTTTTCTGCGGGCGTGCCATGCAGGCCGGAGTGCAGGGATATATGGCCTACCTTCGAGGCAAGCGAGTCACCTATTTCGGTCGCCAAGGGGATCAACACACAGAGTGGTTTCCTGGTGCGGAACCGAATGACGCCTCACAATAG
- a CDS encoding type II toxin-antitoxin system prevent-host-death family antitoxin, translated as MDTLTYTTVRANLARAMDRVCDDHEALIITRNGEQSVVMLSLEDYKALEETAYLLRTPANAKRLLSAVAQLNASEGVERKLAK; from the coding sequence ATGGATACGCTGACCTATACCACCGTTCGTGCCAATCTCGCTCGCGCAATGGACCGGGTGTGCGATGACCACGAAGCCCTGATTATTACCCGCAACGGCGAACAGTCCGTCGTAATGCTGTCGCTCGAAGACTACAAGGCGCTGGAAGAAACCGCCTATCTCCTACGAACGCCCGCCAACGCCAAGAGACTTCTCTCGGCAGTTGCGCAACTGAACGCGAGCGAGGGCGTTGAGCGGAAGCTGGCCAAGTGA
- a CDS encoding DUF2442 domain-containing protein, producing MRIVELQAQPNWVLSIVADDGRVGRFDVSPYLQYEAFEALRNETEFKKVINGGYFVEWDCGADLSADTIEARWQVVGKVARQTTA from the coding sequence ATGAGAATTGTGGAACTCCAGGCACAACCGAACTGGGTCCTCTCCATTGTGGCGGATGATGGCCGGGTTGGCCGGTTTGATGTCAGCCCGTATCTACAGTATGAGGCGTTCGAGGCGCTTCGAAACGAAACCGAATTTAAGAAGGTCATCAATGGCGGGTATTTTGTCGAATGGGATTGTGGGGCCGACTTGTCAGCGGACACGATCGAGGCGCGGTGGCAGGTGGTTGGAAAAGTAGCCCGGCAAACAACCGCCTAA